A region of the Cottoperca gobio chromosome 22, fCotGob3.1, whole genome shotgun sequence genome:
GCTCTTCCTCGAGCGAGCTTACTCTGATCCCAAAGGGAAAATGTGGGCCAGCAACTACATCTAACCAGTGCTGCTCCCTGTGCCGTCTCTCTCTGCTTACCTCTGTAGCTGGGATCGTCTGCCTCTTGCCGCGGGGGGCCTCGAAAAAAAACTGCTCTTTTGCACCTGTGTTGACTTGGAGTAGTTTTCCTGTGAATAAAAGAGCCCAGTGGGCCGTGATGTTTAACAGCTCTTTAACGGAGACATTTTGAATACATAATTGGTTCTTTTGCAGTCGTTTGCAAGGATTTACTGAGACAATAGTATTCAAGGAAGCGTGTTTACCTCTCTTGTCCCAGTCCAGATGGGTAATGTAGTTGAGGCATCCTTTGCACACCCCAACACGTTTGCTGCTCATTACATTGTAAATATCCACAAAGGTGTCTCCTGATGCTACTGCGAGGTACTTCCCAGCACCTGAGCAAACACAAGAGAGAGGAGTGTCAGTCTCAGACAGTGGCTCCACCACTTAGGTCCAaaattaaatatcttaaaaACCATGGGATTGATTGACAGGACATTTTGCTCAGACATAGATTTCCCCATCAGCATCGATTTCAATAACTTTGGTATTTCCTTAACGTTTCATCTAGTGCCTTTATCAAGTCAAAAATGTATTTCGGACAATATTTTGGTTAAtaactgcaaaactaatgacgttaccatcagcctcagtgtttagtgctaatagcaaatattagcatgctaatactCAACTAAGATAATGAGCATGCTAAACATTATACCTGATAAACACGCGAGTGTGTCTATTTCtccagggtcctatgttcctCAATATCCTCTTAAGATGACACTTTCAAAGGGTTTTATGTTCTCAGTTTCCCGAGGTCAAAGGTTCAATGGGTCATGATGAAATAACCCACCTCCAGCTTATAGCCTACTGATGTTAGACTCCTTGAAAGCTATGCCCTAAAACTTGCAGGCcagaggattttcttttttcgcCACAGTGACTGAACGGATATTTTGCCAtttaaactgcatttgaaaCCATCTCCCTTCATTCCCTTCAAGACCAGTCTCTTACAATGTTAGTTTATATCaagaacatacagtatgtccctGGGAACATAGGGATGACCCCATTTGAAACATactgaaacacatttccttCTACTCGTAGGCTCTCAGGGACCCATGGGTGTTGGGTTGAGAAACAGGATCCATTGCATTGTGGACTGAGGTTAAGTGTCCAGGCGAAAGAGAGTTTAGTTTCTTGCTCTCACTTTGTCCGCCCTTACTGTTTCTCAATCCTCTTttgctgcctctctgtctggCCTTATTACAGAAAGCCATTCATTTGGGTCAGGCCTGCAGCAATATCTCCCCCACTGACAGTGGGAGGGAAATATGTAGGATGCTGAACTTCTGCATCCTACATACTCTAAGATGCTTTGAAGGGCACACAGATTTCAGAGGCCTATTTACTTCTCAGACAGGATTTCAGGGGAGTTTTGTCAGGCTGAAGGAATGGGGAGGTGAGCGGCAGACCTGGAGAGAATCTTATATCGGAGATGATGTCCTTGCGGTGGTGGAAGGACACCAGGTCCTCCAGGGTGTCTGCGTTCACAATGAGGAAGCTGCCGTCATTCAGTCCCACCGCCAAAGCTTTGCCATCaggagagaagcagcagcatcGGCCGCCTGTGAAGGACAATGTGTTTGTTAAACCCCTGGGGCCAGTGCACTTCCACTTCCTGTCAGAGAATGCACTCATCTGTTAGTATTTGAGCAGTGACTCACCTTTCCTGAGCTTGCGTACAGCCAGCATGCAGTGGCTGGGTGAGAGGTCCCATATGCGCAGGGTTTTGTCATCGCTGACGGtggcacagagagggagatggggaTGAGTGGCCAGGCCCCACACTTCACCTTCCATGTGACCCTGCAGACACATACAATAgagtaaatatttaatttgttgatGGTCGACTCATTCGAAAAAAGTAGCAAAAAAGTATTATATTTGCTTATCCCTGTGTACAGATTTTCCCGCCCTAAATTTGCTTACAGGACTAATACATGATTTAAATATCAGtgtttgtattaaatatatcatGATTTTTTGTCAGCCCCAGAAAAGCCTAAAAAAGTCTTAAGTTTCTCAGTACTTTCTGTTTTTGCAATTGCACAGATTACAAACTCAAAAGAAGTTGTCGGTCATGTTACAACATGAACATCTGCCTAATGTCTTTATGTTCCTCCTCTCTGGCAGTGGGCTCAGATATCCACCCCGTATTATAATCATCTTTGATATCCCACAGGGTTTACATAGTTAGCCTGTTACCCAACAGCTGAGGACAATCTTTGGCTTTCTCATCAATCAATCCCATCCATCAGAATGTGCTCGTGTAGTTTAAAGCATTTGAAAAGGGCAATCAATAGCATTCACTCTGTCTGCCTACAACAGGGGGGCCTGGCAGACGCTGCAGGACCACTTAAGTAAATTAACAATCTCCCATTAAGCAGCAATAATTCATCGCCATTTATAGCCACCTCCTTGGTGAATCTGAGTCGCTGTGCAAAACAGATAGCAGTGGTGTAATAATCACACTGAAGGACAAAGCTGGTAGGTTTGTATGTTTTAGCCTATTAACCACAGAATGGATATAAATCTGTTACTGCAACGTAACATGTATAAGATGTATTTCTTATGTTTATGCTTTTGCAGCAATACAAATAGTCACAAGCAACTTAAATTAATAATCTCaaagatttatatttaaataaatgtatgttatgtcTATTTTCAAATGATGTAACACAATGGTGACTGATTACTGATAAGTGCTGCAATATTTTGCCTGTGGCACACATTGATTTTTGTCACAGGAAATgcaatgtgtttgtcagtgagCTTGAGCTTGTCAAAAATGCatcaacaaaacaagacaatggTTATTTTGGGCATTTTCTGACAGCGAATCAGTTTGAATACGACAGGGAGTAATGGATGAGTCAGGAGCAGCCGCGAGACAGGCTGCACACCTCCAACTACTCAGCCAGGTAACCAGCTGTTTCACATTCTCTGTTAGCAGACTCATGCTGTGTGCAGCATAAAATCAGTTGCTCACAGAATGATGGAAAAAGGTGAATTATTGCCTGCCTGTAATCCTGAATTAAGAGTAACCATGAACACCGATATGTCACACTGCTCATGCCAAGAAAATGACACTTCAGTGCGTCTTCAACCTTTCAAATCTTCACTAGCTGGGAAAGTCACCTTACAGACTCCCAGCTCCTCGTGATTAGTGTGGGATTGTGAAGCTCAGGTGGAATCTGTATATCTTTAGAGTAGTGATTGgggttatttttattttacctggACCAGCAGAGTGATGGGGCCACTCTTGTCCACCTCCAAGATCTCTCCGTTCTTGGTCCCCACCAGGATATGGCCATGGCCCAGAGATATGGCACGTATGGAGGGGTTGTCCTCCAAGAGCAACCCTGTAGAGACAATGATTTATAGAGACCTTAGCTTGAACCAGGAGGCAATCTTCATCTCAGCTAAAAGCattgaatgttttaaatggaTTTGCATTGCAATGCTTGTATTACATCTCTGGAACTAGAAAGAATGATCCAAGGACAGTGGAGGACAACTGTGAACAGGATGACCATTTTACCTTTAGAGCCCGGAGCTAGGACCGCTCGCTTGATGGCGTAAGTCTTGAGGCATCTCTCGAAGGTGTCGTCCCACAGAGCAACTATACCATCCTTTCCTCCAGTCACAAATCCCTACAGGGTTTGAACATGTCACTGTCAGATCAAATTCAATACTACGCACAATAAAAGCGAGATGGCCGGACAAAAAGGGAGACGGACATGAAAATATACTTCTAATCTAATGTTGGTCAGTGATAGAGCCTTTTCCCCTGATGTACCTTTTCTAGAGCGTGCACACTGAAAACAGGGCCGTCATGCGCCTTGACAGTCTTCATCAGGAACATGTCCCTCCAGATGCAAATGTCGCCCGCGCATGTGCCTGAGAACACCATCTCCTCCGACCAGCCGTACACAGCGCACATCATAGTCTCCGTCTTCCCCATGTTCCCCTTGCGCCCAATTAGACCACCACCTGAAAGTAAGACACAGCTAAGCCAGAGTTCTGCTCGTTAGAGTCTCTGCTCgtcaacaaaaaagaaaaccctcAGGGGTCTTACCAGCCTTATGCCAAAACTTCATGTGCTTCACACCCGCTGTTATGAGCTTGTCAGGAAGGTAGGGATTTATTTTGACAACGAATATCTTGTCCTTGCTTCCCCTGAAAAATATGCATggaggaaaaacattttgacattttttatgcattcacacactcatGATGTTTTATCTATTCTTATACCTCGGTCCTGAGAGAAACAACCTTTAATAAATCCGTCTCACAGATACGATGTGTCACGTAGCACAAGGGCTGGAATGAAagtgtgaaataataataaaccggTATTGACGATGACCgtgatattttaaaaatgaaatattggaATGATGTTAATAACACATacatgataatattgtgtaattAATCCAGCGCCTCTTATATAATTGGTTACAGAGGTTACCATGGTAACAGactctctctcacctccctcCACTGTCTCATGTGTAATTCATTTAccaaaaaagagataaaaacgATGATTTATTTGTTCTAGATGTcacaataatatttgttttagaaTAGTTTTCTAAATGAACTGATCATGGAACAAGAGTACAGAATACTAAGATAGTATTGACCTTAAAAAGCACCCTCACAACTTTAGGTCACATTTTCAGGGATGGCTACCTATTAAGCATTACAAACACACtcgaaaaataaatacatttactgcaactgtgtctttgttttgccCTCTTTGTTGCACAACGTGAACATTGGGTCCGTCTAATGATGGACCCGTCTAATGATGGACAATACCTGACACTTCAAGTTCTCTAATCGTTGCCCTTTGTGCTCCTCTCCCTCTAGCACCCACTCCCCCTCTCCCAGCTGAAGACTAGACAGTGCACAAGCACAAGCTAGGCTCTGTCAGGCCCCATTTCGCCCGCCTCACTGCACTGCCCACCAGGGTCTGCAAAGGAGATTAGTGCAGCTCCAAGCTGTCCCTGAGCTGCAGTGAGAGCCTGGCACACAACACGCAGGAGAGCAACCCGCAATGCACTGCTCCAAACTAGCCAGGGGGAATGAAGTAGATACTAAATATGAACATCAAGTAGGACAAGAAACAAAGCAAAAGCAAAGATATTTTGGGATGTGGATGTTTTCCAGTTAGATACTTCTGCTGGTTTCCAGGTTATATCACCCGCCgtgagttttatttttagtCTTTATGCTCCAATTTGTTTCAGCCATGAGATGAACTGCTTTTCATTTATCCTTTTTATTACTTGATTGTTTTTACAACCCATTTGCCTTTTATGTATCATTTTATAACGTCAGAAACAAGGTCTATTTCTAAGGGACACAtcttttttcttaaaatgtttcaaTGGCAAGATAAGATCTAATATATCAAGGAGCCACACTTGGCAAGATGAGCCCATGCAAGATTAAAAGTAATTGTCTTTAATTATGGATCTGCAGATGGGGCCCTGGGGCAAACTCCTACTCTAACTATTCAGGGTTAAGTGTTGCAGTGGAGCCGCCTCGTAATCTAAAAAGGTAATTCCCCTTCTTTGCTCTCTTCCATCAATCACGCTGCCAGCTCTGCACAGCAAAGTGGATTCAATTCAACTCTCATTCGTAAATGTCCATATTTAAACCAAAAGCACTCAAACGATATTTAGAATTAACAGGAAGGTTTGTCAAAGCATTTTAGATGTGGGGCTGCGTTCTGCATGCTGAAAGGCCTACCTGCAGCCGTGTAAacactgtaatgtaactgtactAACCGCATGGCAGAGAGCTTCTCGCCCTTCCTCCAGTCCCACAGCACAATGGTGTGATTGTCGTCCAGCCCCACCGAGGCCAGCCGCTTGCCATCAGCTGTGGGGGGAAAACCAAAACCACTCAGTACAGCACGGACAGAGCCAGCTCCTTCTTTGGTTCAGTGATGTTTGGCCCTTGTTAGCAACATGAAAGCAGCCCGGAGGGTTTGATCGGCAGGTGATTCAGGAACACCGACACACAGATCACTGCGCTGCTTCTGTCTGGGGCCGATTAAGGGAAGCAGATCTACCTTGATTCAGTCAGACTGCCGAGACTGAATCAAGGTACTGTGAAAGAAGTTTTTTTGTTCCCCTGTGAAAGCAAAAGTGTGTAGAGCacttgtgaaaataaaaagtatgttaTGTTTAATCTGAGAGCTAAAGACAGTCTGAGAAAACAGAACTGAGTTACCAGAAAAGTCAAGAGCGCACACTCCGAGCTGGTGGAAACCCCTCAACACAGACATGggttttaatgtttctgtgtcccATATATGGATAGCGGAATCTCTGCCGACCTGGAAAGACAAGAACATCCAAAGTATGTACACAATCTACTTAATTCAAGCCATTTACACAAGAGAATGTTGAGTCAAATAAGGCAAAGAATCTCTCTCAGCTCATCTCTGAGGAGCCATGAactaaacgggagaaaaacgttGAATATTTTAAGTTAGAAGTGCTGGCAGCTACCTGGCCTGTTGCTACAAAGTCCTTCAGGGGGTGGATAGCCAGACAGAGGATCTCATCATCATGGCCCATGTAGAAACGTTGGGTATTCTGCTGTCTGTTGTACACAACCCCAATGGCAGCTACATGGTAGACTATCTCCCCGGTCTGAGTGTAGAACAGGTTGCTCCGGCAATCATAACCCCTGTAgctacaaatgtaaaaacaaaaaggagaaaaagtcTATATAAGTGTCTCCAACTTCAAAAAGATTGTCTACTTGAAAATCATCTTACAATACTGGCCTATCCAGTTTCTCTTTTATGATGCTACAGATTAAGCCTACCCATGAATGAAGTGCAGCTTCACTCCGCTCCCCGGTGGGCGTTCTCGCTTCTTCATGGCCGTGGCTCGATGCTTTTCTTTGCACTGCTCTTTGAGTTGAGGTAGATCTTCTTTATAAACCTAGATACATGTAGAAAAGTATGTACAATCTCTGTTGATATGACTCTCACAGAGACATGTTCAAAAAGGGTTGAACATCATTGATATAATCACAAACCTGTCGTTGATACGTGAGCTGCGTCTCCTGCTCGATTTCTGAGTCCATCTCTGGTACGTCTGACTGATCAGAGTCCGACTCTTCACTGTTAGAGTCTGCCAAGGTCTCTGCGGGCAGAAACAAGGTTGCTTCACACCTCGCCAGTAAACCTTTCCTTGCCTCTAAATCAGACAAAAATCCCACTGCTCACAAAGTGACAAATATTGCATCCTGTTTTAGTTGAAGAGAGGGTCAATTGTGTAATAATCCTGTGACATCTCCTATTTATCAGGCAGCTGTGCTTGACAGTGACATCCCTCAAGACAAATGTATACAAATGCTGATGCAGCACAGTGAAGCCGTGCCAAGACAAGGCAATAAGCAGAACTGGCAGCTAAGGGCGGCTACTCACAAGATCCATTaggaaaattaaaaaaggaaaggcGGTTAGTATGTGCTTTCATTTCAGATAGCACATCTGCGCTCTGTCTCTGGAAAAAATATGACTTGGGAATGACAATGCAATTATACTTTTCAGGCTTTGCTCACTTTTATTGGATTTGTCTTAATTAACGGGATGGTTGTTCCTTTGCAGAGCTTTATAGAACTGGGAGTTCAGGAGCAAAAAGTACAGGAAGGGAACAATCCACTACGTTGCTCTCTAGTGGTTTAGCATGTCAAGTTCAAGAGGCTGACGAGAACAGTATGGGTGCTCACTATGTAACAGTTACATTCATAAAACCTccaacataaacacactcttataaatgttttctttaaaatggGTTGATATTACCTCAATTACTGAGGGAATAGTCTTATTTTAAGACCGGTAGCCTACtagacattttaagaaatgaagCTTAAACTATTTGCTTTTTGCAAGAGAGGTAGATGATAAGATTACTATCAAGCTTATATCTGTGcttcaaaggaatagtttgatgttttgggaaatatgcttaaaCCCTGAGAAGATTTATGCCACGGTCATATCTGTGAGGTAAATATGTTGCAGCCAGGAActggttagcttagcctagcttagcataaagactggaaacctGACCGACGGTAACACAAagcatctctaaagctcactaaataATGTGCTATATatcatttgtttaatccgtacaaaatgTGCTGTTTTAAGGTAGGTTGTGTGCCAGACTCCCAGAAGTTCTTGGATTAGACAAACAAGGCATATTGATAACATGAGTGAGCTTTACAGGTGCTGGTAAAGCACATTTTTGTTGTGCAGAGcccaggctagctgtttacccttgtttccagtctttatgctaagctaagcttacCGGTTGCTTGTGGTAACTTCATATTTTACATACAGACACTAGAGttgcatcaatcttctcatgtaactcttggcaagaaaacaATTAAGCATATTTGTATGTCAAACAACTCCTTAAGTATGGAGCTCAATCCGAGAGATGATTAGCCTAGCTAAGCATTAAGACTGGAAGCAAAAGGAAACAGCTAACCTGGCTCAAAGCTTTGAAAACAATATGTCTACAACAAAAGTCTATAGTTTGCcttgttcttttctttcattgttcATATGTATTTTTGTGAATGTGTCAATAAGTGATCTTGTGCAGTGTTGATAAGCACACTGCAGTCATTGAGGGGGAGATTGAGTCGTCATCAAATGTTCCATCACCACTCAGCCTAATGTGATAATGTTTTGTTGGCAGAAGCGTCTCATTTAGTGAAATAAATCATACAATAATGCACGTCACTGGTCTCCACACAAAGCTACATCAAAATGTAACAGAGTAATATTACTAATTGAATTGATTGGAAGGTGCACACGCACATTACGGTAAACTAGTGAGGGGCAGGGCATCATCTTACCTTGTGGCGCTATATGTACAGCCTCTTTAGACTTTCTCTCGGGAACAAACTTCCACTGGAACACTGAGTGATCAGCACCACCAATAGTTATGACCCACTGGTAGTCATGTGACCATCTGGCGTTAGTTATGTGGGCTGAATGAcctaaatactttttaaattttGCACCTAAAAGCAGGAGGAAACATATCAGTAACACAGCAGATAATAACATTGGAACTTATGTATTTAACTATCCTTTAAAACGTTACCTTTTTTTACACACGGATATCGTAAAAGTTTGACTAATCCATAGTCGTCAGCTGTTACTAAGACTTGATTATTAAAGTTGGCGTCCACAGAGTTAATGTCGTTGATATCCGAGTActtgggccatattccattaacCTCAGGGCCCAACACACACGTCCATGAAGCCCACTGTACCAGCTTCAGCTCCTCCCTGTTGGTCACCTCCTTCCCACCTCAACAGAAGACACATTTTATCTCACAAAGAAGCTCCGTAACAGTGTCATATCAAAGCAACTCTTTTTTTGGCTTTTGGATTTCCCGTATTTTACAAAGAACATGATTCAAATAGTCGCAACGAGGGAACCTGGACTTACTTGGCATCCTGTAGAAAAGCCTCCTGCCACTGCCGTCATTGATCTGCAGGAACTTGCTGTCCGTGGACCAATCCATGTGTGTAATGAAGCTGTTGGAGCCGATGCACTCGCCCACTTTCTTGTACCTCTGCACCACGCCATAGATGTCCACTGAATTATCATTAGAGCCAACTGCCAAGTGGGCCCCATCGGGGGAATACTTCAACTCATGGATGGCTTCCTTCCTGTCCTTGATGTGGACCACCTCTGTCATATCTCTGCAGGGGAGCAGAGAAATGTAGCATGAATGAGGAGCTAAAATGGGCACAAAATGATGAAGCTCTTCATCACAGTAGCCATTCACAGAGGATTTCCCATTTGGCCTTTGAATTGTGTACCTGACTCTGAGAACGGTGAAAGAGCCATCCTTCATTCCCAGCGCCAGGTGAATGCCATCAGTGCTCACGGCTGCACAGCGGATAGGCTCCTCCATGTTACAGCGAGCTATCAGCGCATGATCTATAAGGCTCCATATCCTGTAGACACGGAGAAGTAATGAAGAGGCAAAGCAGTGATGAGATTACGTAGAGTCAAACAACCATGGCAATGATGTATGTCCTGTTATGTATTTGGCTTTTGACCTTTTATCAAAAAAGGAAAGAGTGATAcccttttacattttgaaacatgTAAATGTTCCTTAAATTATGATCAGgtcaatatattattatgaatacAATACTGAATTTAGGGGAAATAAATTACACGCAAAATATGAGGTGGACagagagtctgtaaccataactgtTCAAAAGTATATCAAAATAAAGATGACACAAatggatagtgtgtgtgtgtggggcgttGGGGAAGGGAGACCAAGCGAGAACTGAAAGAAGCGGAAGTTACTTCAGAGGCGCTGAATTTTatacacaaaaaacattatttgaacGTCATCGTAACATAGTTCGGCTCTTCACCTGACTGAGCGATCGTCACTTCCTGTCATAGCCAGAGGCTTTGTTGGGTGGACAGCTAGAGCCCACAGCTCGCCCTCACAGTGACCCTGCATGATGAGGAAGGGCTTGGTGCGGTCGTGGACCACCACCTCGAAGATCTCACTGTCCTGCGTGCCCACCAGGATGTGATCTCCCCGCCAGCACACGCTGCGCACAGACAGCCctgtcagaaacacacacatacacttagaAATCAggaaagaaaatctaaaaagCATGCAAACATGAAAGCAGACAGACATTTGCCGACGCTTAAACAGTCATTATAAGAGACACGACAGGGGTAATAAAAACAGGAGGTGCATTTTAACAATGACAGCACATGTTGTCAAGCCGATCTGCAAACTGACTCTGAAATACATCGAGAACAGGATGGAGGAAGCATGTGCTGTATACATAATATGAACATGACATCTGTATACGGCGTAAAACTGCAACAGAGCTTGGACTTACTAACAACAAGAGGAACAGCATAACAATGTGGACACGGCTACAAACAGACTGACATTTGATCAACTCCGTCTGCAATCATATTACCCACCTCGGCTATTTTCACCTCTAGCTACTGTTAGGTCcaacattataaatacaagagatggagaaaatagaaaacagaaataaagtgTTAGTAAGGAGAACACGGGTGCTGTTTCTTTGTTGTAGATTAACACAATTCTTCCAGTGCATCAGGAGACCACAGTTTGGCCTGCAACCTTTCTGTACTAAACGAAAAAGGAGGCCGTTTGACTTCACCTTTATATCCTTGGTCTGTTTCCCTGAGATCAATGACGGTAATTGGTTTGAAGTTGAGATCCCACAGCCGGACGCAGCCGTCTCGGCCCCCGGTGGCAAAGCCCTCTTCACAGACATTCATGCTGAAAATCCCTGACTGGAGAAAATGACAGGCTGTCAGTGAAGATCTGAACAGTATATGAGCAATGACAGAACCGGCCCCAGCTGCAGAGCGCACAGTGCTTCTTCTCAGCCAGGCATTTGTTTAACCTTCACAATTACAAACCTGCCTCAAGATAACACAGAACTAAGTAAACGGGAGGCgtcatatatttttaatttattactAGGAATCTTCTTCTGATGACCTCCTTTGGCTAAGAGTATACGTGTAGACAGGAAGGCACCTTGATAAACCCTCGGTGAGACATTTGGTGGTACAAAAAGCAGCAAtgaacatgtactgtatttattatccCCTCCCCCATCCGCCCATTCCCTCACCCAGCTGTTGATCTCATAGATATAATTTAATCCTGCCGAGCAAAAGGCTGATCCTTTTCTACTGAGCAGAATCAAACGAAGCCAGCGTGCATGGCTTCGATCCTGCTTAAGTTTACTAAATTTACTGTGAGTCTTTTGTATATGGTGCAGTAGGGTGCAACATCAGCCTGAGCCACAAAGCACAAAATATGCCAAACTCACCCCATGAGCTCCCTGCACCGTCCTCATCAGGTTGATCCCTTTCCACACGTAGATGTCACCATTCAAGGCACCTGAGTATGTGACCTCGTCCTTGGCGCAGGCAAGGCAGAGGATGGTTTGGAGATCCCCCGTTTTGCCAAAAACACCACGTTTGGGTGTGAGAGCATTACCGCATAAGCTCcaaaactgcaaacacaaacagaaagagtgagagagtatGGTGGCTAATAATCCCTCCTTGTAATCCTGTCCTGAAAGAGCCAAATGGACAATTATGGAACATTTGGATAGTACAGAGTGAAAACCATCAAGTCATTTATGGTTCGACATCCACACACAGATTACTCCAttaaaaacacacgcacacacacacacacacacacacacaccttgaaaGAAAGCAAGGTCAAACTCAAATGTTCCCCCTTCTCTTCTTGTGATACTGGAAACTCTTGCTGGGGGTCAGTGCCGTAACCATCTGATCagcatgcacagacacagacccATGCACGCATACGCGCAGGCTCATTATTTATGAACAAGGTCATTGGGATGCACTGGCATGGCCTCCTCTGGGGGCTCAATCTATCAAACGAAGGAGGAGGGAGTAAAAGAGAgacgctctgtctgtctgtctgtctgtctgtctgtctgtctgtctgtctgtctgtctgtctgtctgtctgtctgcatgaaGATGAGATCACAGGGAGAAAGCTCGAGGAGGGCGTCTCGAATGCTGAGACACGGCGGTCGGCACatgaaacagagacacactcaTCGCCGACAAGCAGCAGGAAAATGGCAGAAGGACAGCCCATTTTTCTGGTCTAGTTTTATCTAATCTAAATCTAGTTTTTCAATGCTGAtcagaaaagacagaaattGTAGTTGGCGCTGTGCttttaacaaacacaacaaGGCTTAATAGTCACACAATGAACAAATGAGCTCCTCGACAGTGACAGCCTGTCACACCCTCACTAACAAC
Encoded here:
- the eml5 gene encoding echinoderm microtubule-associated protein-like 5 isoform X3; the protein is MADRTAPNCHLRLEWVYGYRGHQCRNNLYYTAAKEIVYFVAGVGVVYNTREHKQKFYLGHNDDIISLALHPERVLVATGQVGKEPYICVWDSYTVQTVSILKDVHSHGIACLAFDLEGQCLVSVGLDSKNTICVWDWRRGKVLAAAPGHTDRIFDISWDLYQPSKLVSCGVKHIKFWSLCGNALTPKRGVFGKTGDLQTILCLACAKDEVTYSGALNGDIYVWKGINLMRTVQGAHGSGIFSMNVCEEGFATGGRDGCVRLWDLNFKPITVIDLRETDQGYKVARGENSRGLSVRSVCWRGDHILVGTQDSEIFEVVVHDRTKPFLIMQGHCEGELWALAVHPTKPLAMTGSDDRSVRIWSLIDHALIARCNMEEPIRCAAVSTDGIHLALGMKDGSFTVLRVRDMTEVVHIKDRKEAIHELKYSPDGAHLAVGSNDNSVDIYGVVQRYKKVGECIGSNSFITHMDWSTDSKFLQINDGSGRRLFYRMPSGKEVTNREELKLVQWASWTCVLGPEVNGIWPKYSDINDINSVDANFNNQVLVTADDYGLVKLLRYPCVKKGAKFKKYLGHSAHITNARWSHDYQWVITIGGADHSVFQWKFVPERKSKEAVHIAPQETLADSNSEESDSDQSDVPEMDSEIEQETQLTYQRQVYKEDLPQLKEQCKEKHRATAMKKRERPPGSGVKLHFIHGYRGYDCRSNLFYTQTGEIVYHVAAIGVVYNRQQNTQRFYMGHDDEILCLAIHPLKDFVATGQVGRDSAIHIWDTETLKPMSVLRGFHQLGVCALDFSADGKRLASVGLDDNHTIVLWDWRKGEKLSAMRGSKDKIFVVKINPYLPDKLITAGVKHMKFWHKAGGGLIGRKGNMGKTETMMCAVYGWSEEMVFSGTCAGDICIWRDMFLMKTVKAHDGPVFSVHALEKGFVTGGKDGIVALWDDTFERCLKTYAIKRAVLAPGSKGLLLEDNPSIRAISLGHGHILVGTKNGEILEVDKSGPITLLVQGHMEGEVWGLATHPHLPLCATVSDDKTLRIWDLSPSHCMLAVRKLRKGGRCCCFSPDGKALAVGLNDGSFLIVNADTLEDLVSFHHRKDIISDIRFSPGAGKYLAVASGDTFVDIYNVMSSKRVGVCKGCLNYITHLDWDKRGKLLQVNTGAKEQFFFEAPRGKRQTIPATEVDKIDWSTWTCVLGTSVEGIWPLINEVTEVTAACLSNDRKVLATGDDLGYVKLFRYPVKGKYAKFKRYVAHSTHVTNVRWTHDDSLLVTVGGGDTCLMIWAHEQEGHREFKQCDSEESDIESEDDGGYDSDVTRENEINYTIKALSTNMRPMTGVKPHLQLKEPSVDERQGVVRGSRPPVSRALPQPEKLQTNNVGKKKRPIEDLVLELVFGYRGNDCRNNVHYLNEGADIIYHTASVGIVLNLTTSCQSFYIEHSDDILCLTINQHPKFPNVVATGQVGDTGDMSATSPSIHVWDAMTKQTLSVLRCFHSGGVCSVSFSATGKLLLSVGLDPEHTVTIWKWQEGAKVATRVGHTQRIFVAEFRPDSDTHFVSVGIKHVRFWTLAGRALLSKKGVMSTIEDARMQTMLSVAFGAVP